The Streptomyces tubercidicus DNA segment GGAGTTCCGGACCTCCCTGACGGAGATCTGCGGAACCGACTGCGGGGTGGCGCAGCCCCGTTGGCTGTCGCGGTTCGGCAACGCCACCCGCCTCGCCGCCAGTTACCGCGCCGGACGCGTCCTGCTGGCCGGTGACGCCGCCCATATCCACTTCCCGGCGGCCGGGCAGGGCCTCAACACCGGCCTCCAGGACGCGATGAACCTGGGCTGGAAGCTCGCCGCCGAGATCAACGGCTGGGCACCGCCCGGACTGCTGGACAGCTACCACACCGAGCGCCATCCGGTCGGCCGGGCGGTCACCGAGAACACCGAGGTCCAGACGCTGCTGATGGAGCTGACCCTGCTCCCCCCGTATCAGCGCCCGGCCGCCGCGCTGCGCACACTGATGACGGAACTCCTGGGCATCGAGGAGGTCAACCGCCTCCTGGCCGACCGGATTTCCGCGATCGACACGGCCTATCCGCCCACCACGGCCGAGGCCGACACCGAGACCGAGACCGAGACCGACACCGGCCCCACCCCCGTCCCCGACCACGACCCGCTGACGGGCCGCCGGATGCCCGATATCGCCCTGACCGCCGCCGGTTCGGAAGCCGTCCGCGTCTACGAACTCCTCCCGCCCGGCAGGTTCGTCCTGCTGGACCTCGCGGGCGACGAGCGGCTGCGGCAGACCGTCACCGAGGGCTGGGGCTCCCGGGTGACCGCCCACACCGTCACCCACCACGAGCAACGCACCGACCTCGACGGGGTACGGGAGATCCTCATCCGCCCCGACGGCCATATCGCCTGGGCCACCCGCACACCGGCACTGCCGGACCGCCGCATCGAGCGCCACCACGCCCTGACCGCCTGGGCCGGCGCGCCCGCACGGGGGTGACCGAGGGGAGCGGCGACCTCAGGCCGTCCGCTCCTCCCCCAGCACCCTGCCCACGAACGCGGCCAGTTGGGCCCTCATCCGCTCCCGGGTCACACCGTCCTCTCCGGCGAGATGCTCCACCAGATCGGCCCGGGTAGCAGCCAGCAACACATGCGCCGCAAAGTCCCCATCCGGCGCCGCCCCGGCCTTCCCGGCCCCGGCCTCCCCTGCGCCCTCGCCGTCGCCCGCGCCCTCACCGTCGCCCTCGTCCTCGTCCTCGTCCTCGCCCTCGCCCGCGCCCGCGCCCGCGCCCGCGCCCGCGCCCCACAGACGCTCCAGCATGTCGCGCAGAATGCCGTGCCACCACGCGTAATGCTCCGCCTGATACGGGCTGCCGCTGCCGGCCTCCTCCAGGGCGAGCGACAGATGGCGGTGGTCCAGCTTGAAGCACAGGAGCGCGTCGAGCAGCGCCGGTACGCGTACGCGCGGTGCGGCGGCGGGACCGAGCGGGGCCGGGCCCTCCGCCACGGCCTGCCGCAGCGGCTCGATCCGTGCCTCGTAGACCGCCCGGATCAGCCCCGTGCGATCGCCGAAGCGGCGG contains these protein-coding regions:
- a CDS encoding TetR/AcrR family transcriptional regulator; the protein is MGADGLRVHVVARSASPRGVSMDEIAAAAGVGKGTLFRRFGDRTGLIRAVYEARIEPLRQAVAEGPAPLGPAAAPRVRVPALLDALLCFKLDHRHLSLALEEAGSGSPYQAEHYAWWHGILRDMLERLWGAGAGAGAGAGEGEDEDEDEGDGEGAGDGEGAGEAGAGKAGAAPDGDFAAHVLLAATRADLVEHLAGEDGVTRERMRAQLAAFVGRVLGEERTA